The window TGAAAGTGTTAGAATAAGGGTAGCTCCCAAACCGCACAATAATGTTACTGGTTTCAGCATCTTAGTCAATTTTCCTGCTCCTATCGAGGCGGCGTACGAAGCAGAACCACGCTCACATCGTCAAAATATGAGCGTGGCGCGCGGTTCAATATCATGAACAACAAGAGACTATTAAGTCTCAATAATGTTGGTGGAGCAGAGGGGATTCGAACCCCTGACCTCGTCCGTGCGAGGGACGCGCTCTCCCAACTGAGCCACTGCCCCACACCAGGGAGATTATACCAGGTTCATCGGCGGAATTCAACACGCAAGCATGGTCAAGTCTCTACCTTTTCAGGGTAAGCACTACGATCTCCGGCGGGCAGAGAAATCGGACCTGAGGAGCAGGGGGTGGCTCAAGGCCGATGCCGCGAGATACAAAGGCGTTCGTCTCCCCGATTCTATACCGCCCATACTCATATCGCTTGCCTGTACTGGCTGCTGTCACTATCGCGCCCCAGAATGGAAGACGCACTTGTCCCCCGTGGGTATGGCCGGCAAAGCACCAATCGGCGTTCTCTCGCGGCTCTAGGTATACCATCCGGCGAATGCATCAGAACAAGACTCAACGAATTCGCCTGAGGTCGCTTTGACGCTCGTAAGCCCTTGATATGGACTGCTGTTCCTCGGATCGACAGGGCGGCACCCGAGTCGTTCACCAGATGCAGCTTACCGAATGATCCTTCGTTGAGGGCAAGCTCATCATCGAAGCCGGTGACACCGTAGGTAGGCGCAATAGAGCAAAGCCTCGAGAGGAAGTCTCCGAACTGGCTCTTATCATACTTGCCAAGCTGATGGATGTCCCCGGTAACGAAGATCAAGTCAGGATTCTCACGTTTGATGGCTACAAGAATCTTCTCCGTCAGCGAGGTCTTCATCTCGAAGTGTATGTCCGTCACATGCACGATCTTCAAGGTAGAGGCAACCTTGGGGGAGATTGCCGATATGCGGGTAATGGTGAGCATCCTGGGCTCTAAGAGAAAGCCGTCAACTAGACACAAGGCAAGGACAATATCGGCAATGATGGCAAGCCGGAGTATCCACCATCGCCGCCGGCTGTGAGTGAGCCGAGCCTTCGTCCAGTCCAAGAGCGCAAGCAAGGACAGCGCAAGCGGGATCACGGTAAGGAGCACGATTATGGACAGACCGATGAGTTCGACTCTCATCATTCCCATGTGCCTTCATCAGTTCGACTCTGGACGTTAATGAAACTGTTCCAGTTCGCTTGTATCCCAAACGCCGCCGGGCGCGTCAGATATAATGTAATACTTCCCCTCTCCGGGCGTACCTGATACTGGAGACACCTAGGAGTCTTGCACGGAGGTATCCGAGGACATGAATGTCATGGCATTGGTGGAGGAGCAGGCATTGATCGCCCAGGCTAAGGCCGAGCCGAGCGCCTTTGCCGCCATCTACGACCATTACTTCCCGCGCGTTTTCAGCTATATCCGATATCATGTCCGGGATGCCGAAGCGGCAGACGACATCACTGCTCAGATCTTCGAGAAAGCCCTGATCAAGATCAAGGGCTACCGTCCGGAGCGGGCGCCTTTCG of the bacterium genome contains:
- a CDS encoding metallophosphoesterase, with the protein product MMRVELIGLSIIVLLTVIPLALSLLALLDWTKARLTHSRRRWWILRLAIIADIVLALCLVDGFLLEPRMLTITRISAISPKVASTLKIVHVTDIHFEMKTSLTEKILVAIKRENPDLIFVTGDIHQLGKYDKSQFGDFLSRLCSIAPTYGVTGFDDELALNEGSFGKLHLVNDSGAALSIRGTAVHIKGLRASKRPQANSLSLVLMHSPDGIPRAARERRLVLCRPYPRGTSASSILGRDSDSSQYRQAI